From Acipenser ruthenus chromosome 23, fAciRut3.2 maternal haplotype, whole genome shotgun sequence, the proteins below share one genomic window:
- the LOC117413486 gene encoding glycine receptor subunit alphaZ1: MYRLNALGIYLWETILFFSLAASKEAAARKPTTPMSPSEFLDNLMGKVSGYDARIRPNFKGPPVNVTCNIFINSFGSIAETTMDYRVNIFLRQEWNDPRLAYSEYPDGSLDLDPSMLDSIWKPDLFFANEKGANFHEVTTDNKLLRIFKNGNVLYSIRITLILACPMDLKNFPMDVQTCIMQLESFGYTMNDVIFEWDEKGAVQIADGLTLPQFLLKEEKDLRYCTKHYNTGKFTCIEARFHLERQMGYYLIQMYIPSLLIVILSWVSFWINMDAAPARVGLGITTVLTMTTQSSGARTSLPKVSYVKAIDIWMAVCLLFVFSALLEYAAVNFLARQHKELLRFRRNRRHHKEDEAGEGRFSFTAYGMGPACLQAKDGISMKGNNNNAPPSSAPPEKTVEEMRKLFIGRAKKIDTVSRVGFPLAFLIFNTFYWIFYKIIRSEDPHKQ, translated from the exons ATGTACCGGCTAAACGCACTTGGGATCTACCTGTGGGAGACAATATTATTTTTCAG tttggCAGCATCAAAGGAAGCAGCAGCTCGTAAACCCACCACCCCCATGTCCCCCTCTGAGTTTTTGGACAACCTCATGGGCAAAGTGTCAGGCTATGATGCAAGAATCAGACCCAATTTCAAAG gACCTCCAGTAAATGTCACATGCAACATCTTTATCAACAGTTTTGGCTCCATAGCTGAAACCACTATG GATTACAGAGTCAATATTTTCCTGAGACAGGAGTGGAATGACCCGCGGTTAGCCTACAGCGAATACCCAGATGGCTCTCTGGATCTGGACCCTTCTATGTTGGACTCCATTTGGAAACCAGATTTGTTTTTTGCCAATGAGAAGGGAGCCAATTTCCATGAGGTGACCACTGACAACAAGCTGCTTCGgatttttaaaaatggaaacgTGCTATACAGCATCAG GATAACCCTAATCCTTGCTTGTCCCATGGACCTGAAGAATTTCCCCATGGATGTGCAGACCTGCATCATGCAGCTGGAGAGCT TCGGATACACCATGAACGACGTCATCTTCGAGTGGGATGAGAAGGGAGCCGTGCAGATTGCTGATGGGCTAACGTTACCTCAGTTTCTCCTGAAAGAAGAGAAAGACTTGCGGTACTGCACCAAGCACTACAACACAG GGAAGTTTACCTGTATTGAGGCCCGTTTCCACCTGGAAAGGCAGATGGGTTACTACCTGATCCAGATGTACATCCCCAGCTTGCTGATCGTCATCCTGTCCTGGGTCTCCTTCTGGATCAACATGGACGCAGCGCCGGCCCGGGTGGGTCTGGGCATCACCACAGTGCTCACTATGACCACACAGAGCTCAGGCGCCAGGACCTCCCTGCCAAAG GTGTCCTATGTGAAGGCCATCGATATCTGGATGGCCGTGTGTCTGCTGTTCGTGTTCTCAGCCCTGTTGGAGTACGCTGCGGTGAACTTCCTCGCACGACAGCACAAGGAGCTGCTGCGTTTCCGCAGGAACAGGCGACACCACAAG GAGGATGAAGCTGGGGAGGGTCGCTTCAGTTTCACAGCCTATGGGATGGGCCCCGCCTGTCTGCAGGCCAAGGATGGGATCTCCATGAAGGGCAACAACAACAACGCCCCCCCCTCTAGCGCCCCTCCTGAGAAAACCGTGGAAGAGATGCGTAAACTCTTCATCGGGCGAGCCAAGAAGATCGACACAGTGTCCCGTGTGGGCTTCCCACTCGCCTTCCTCATTTTTAACACTTTCTACTGGATCTTCTACAAGATCATCCGCAGCGAGGACCCCCACAAACAGTAA